One genomic segment of Fervidobacterium pennivorans includes these proteins:
- the rnr gene encoding ribonuclease R, with protein sequence MFVLKKPELKKFFKSPDYTPMTFKELCRHFEISDPKEKQKLKFMLEDLVNQGYIFRGDDGRYTLTKGNLLTGIIEFTRSGNLAFVTTDEGQEIAVPVEKTNFAMHKDRVLVQIIGKWYELPEGRVVKVLERGIKQFVGVFQTRGQFAFVIPDDPKLPVEFNVPIEEINGAKPGMKVVAEIIRYPSATKSPQARVVEVLGRVEDPATDFPTVVIKHNLPVEFPEEVLKETAQLPDYVQEEDLEGRWDFRDEVIVTIDGPDAKDFDDAVQVKKLPNGNYLLGVHIADVSHYVKPGTALDNEAYNRATSVYLADRVIPMLPFKLSNGLCSLVQGEDRLVMSLIMEINKQGDVVDYKVGNGVIRSYRRLVYDDVNAFLEGKPEGNKLKDLAEHIYLMKELKDILRENRRRRGAILDIEGDEVKIILDEKGHAIDIVPRKRGESEVIIEEFMIKANETVAEIFHNAGIPFLYRIHEEPDFDTMLQLKNYLSALGIKMKLPQNIHPRILQELLEKTKDHPLRSSIQRLLVRSMKRAIYSPSNVGHFGLASEAYTHFTSPIRRYPDLIVHRLLKMYLETGGAIPKKEIKKLEKYLAKAAVHCSKRERVADEAEWDYEALKKIDYISRHIGEVYDVVVTSVTKFGMFVEIPDKYISGLIHVSTLDDYYYYDEIKSLLIGKHTGTVYRIGDMLKAKVVRADKVRMEIDFEIASAEDLKKMKKDKSGESVKPESDTKIEKLLEGVKIKEKGAKKKGKRGDSDGSGKNKGRGRKTKKRD encoded by the coding sequence ATTTTTGTGTTAAAAAAACCAGAACTGAAGAAATTTTTCAAGTCGCCCGATTACACCCCTATGACTTTCAAAGAGTTGTGCAGACATTTTGAAATTAGTGACCCTAAAGAAAAGCAAAAACTAAAGTTTATGTTGGAGGATTTGGTAAATCAGGGTTACATATTCAGAGGTGACGACGGAAGATACACGCTAACGAAAGGTAATTTGCTTACTGGGATTATTGAATTCACCAGGAGTGGAAATCTGGCTTTTGTAACAACGGATGAAGGTCAAGAAATCGCAGTACCAGTTGAGAAAACGAATTTTGCAATGCACAAAGATAGGGTCTTGGTCCAAATCATAGGCAAATGGTATGAATTACCTGAAGGGCGTGTTGTGAAAGTACTTGAGAGGGGTATCAAACAATTCGTAGGAGTTTTTCAAACCCGAGGTCAATTCGCATTTGTGATTCCAGATGACCCAAAATTGCCAGTAGAATTCAACGTTCCTATTGAGGAGATAAACGGCGCAAAACCCGGTATGAAAGTTGTTGCTGAGATTATTAGATATCCATCTGCAACAAAGTCTCCTCAAGCACGTGTAGTAGAAGTTTTAGGAAGGGTTGAGGACCCCGCTACTGACTTTCCTACAGTTGTAATAAAACACAACCTGCCTGTTGAGTTTCCAGAGGAAGTGCTTAAAGAAACGGCACAACTACCGGATTATGTTCAAGAGGAAGATTTGGAAGGCAGGTGGGATTTTAGAGATGAAGTTATTGTCACGATAGATGGACCTGATGCAAAAGACTTCGACGATGCAGTGCAAGTGAAGAAACTTCCAAATGGGAACTACCTTCTTGGTGTTCATATCGCCGATGTATCTCATTATGTGAAACCTGGAACTGCACTCGACAACGAGGCATATAACAGGGCAACAAGTGTTTATTTAGCCGACAGGGTAATTCCTATGCTGCCTTTTAAGCTTTCTAATGGTCTATGTAGTCTTGTCCAAGGCGAGGACAGGCTTGTTATGTCTTTGATTATGGAAATTAACAAACAAGGAGACGTTGTCGATTACAAAGTCGGAAACGGAGTAATTAGAAGCTACAGAAGACTTGTATACGATGATGTTAATGCTTTCCTTGAAGGAAAACCTGAAGGCAATAAGCTCAAGGATTTGGCAGAACATATATATTTAATGAAGGAACTAAAGGATATCCTAAGAGAAAACAGAAGGCGAAGAGGAGCGATACTTGATATCGAGGGTGATGAAGTAAAGATTATCCTTGATGAAAAAGGCCATGCGATTGATATTGTTCCAAGAAAACGAGGCGAATCCGAGGTAATCATTGAGGAATTTATGATTAAAGCAAATGAAACCGTTGCCGAAATATTCCACAACGCGGGAATTCCATTCCTTTACAGAATACATGAAGAGCCGGATTTTGATACAATGCTTCAGTTGAAGAATTATCTAAGCGCATTGGGAATCAAAATGAAATTACCACAAAATATACACCCCAGGATTTTGCAAGAGCTTTTGGAAAAAACAAAGGATCATCCGTTAAGAAGCAGTATACAAAGGCTTTTGGTGCGCTCTATGAAGCGTGCAATATATTCACCGAGTAACGTTGGACACTTCGGACTTGCATCGGAAGCTTACACACATTTTACATCACCAATACGAAGGTATCCGGATTTGATAGTCCACAGATTATTGAAGATGTACCTTGAAACTGGTGGGGCTATTCCAAAGAAAGAAATTAAGAAGTTAGAAAAATACCTTGCAAAAGCTGCAGTGCATTGTAGCAAGAGGGAAAGAGTTGCTGATGAGGCCGAATGGGATTACGAAGCTTTGAAGAAAATTGACTACATTTCAAGACATATTGGTGAAGTATACGATGTTGTTGTCACATCGGTTACGAAATTTGGCATGTTTGTAGAGATACCAGACAAATACATCTCCGGTCTCATCCATGTTTCAACTCTTGATGATTATTACTACTACGATGAAATTAAGAGCTTACTTATTGGCAAGCACACAGGAACTGTTTACAGAATCGGTGATATGCTAAAAGCAAAAGTAGTGAGGGCAGATAAAGTGAGGATGGAAATCGATTTTGAAATAGCTTCAGCTGAGGATTTAAAGAAAATGAAAAAAGATAAGTCAGGTGAAAGTGTCAAACCAGAATCTGACACCAAAATAGAAAAGCTGCTCGAAGGTGTTAAGATTAAAGAAAAAGGAGCAAAGAAAAAAGGCAAAAGAGGGGATAGCGATGGTTCCGGAAAAAATAAGGGAAGAGGTAGAAAGACTAAGAAGAGAGATTGA
- a CDS encoding CD0519/CD1768 family membrane protein, with the protein MQKKHIFSLESFVFLTVVIIFFWVFISVMGSANFFKTLMATAHDLLLNTVFFIMAVAVLTGAFASLLYEFGIVHWIHLLLDRLMRPLYGLPGIAAMGIISTYFSDNPAIIALAKDKSFISHFEKWQEPLLCNLGTSFGMGMIVSTFFIAQGGKVGVNLLPAVIIGNVGTVIGSIVSVRLFSISTKKRLGSVHKEVEKRVSHFRDIREGNAFERFLEAMLDGGKTGVDIGLGIIPGVLVISTLVMMLTFGPKDPSMGYQGLAYEGIALFDKLGKLIYWPIKFLFGFDNPQLIAFPITCLGSTGAALALVPKFLEHGLIKPSDIAVFTAVGMTWSGYLSTHVGMMDALGYRYLTSKAILSHTIAGLVAGFSANILYRMFF; encoded by the coding sequence GTGCAAAAGAAACACATCTTTTCACTAGAGAGCTTTGTCTTTTTGACTGTAGTAATTATCTTTTTCTGGGTATTTATATCTGTGATGGGTAGTGCCAACTTTTTTAAAACTCTTATGGCAACCGCTCATGACCTTTTGCTGAATACTGTCTTTTTTATAATGGCTGTGGCAGTATTAACAGGAGCTTTTGCTAGTTTGCTTTACGAGTTTGGAATTGTTCATTGGATTCACTTACTACTTGATAGACTTATGCGTCCATTGTATGGTCTTCCAGGTATCGCGGCAATGGGCATAATTTCTACATACTTTTCGGATAACCCAGCGATAATAGCGCTTGCCAAAGATAAATCCTTCATATCACATTTTGAAAAATGGCAGGAACCTTTACTTTGTAATCTTGGAACATCATTTGGAATGGGAATGATAGTGTCAACTTTCTTTATTGCCCAAGGTGGCAAAGTTGGTGTTAATCTACTACCAGCTGTTATTATAGGAAACGTAGGAACAGTGATTGGAAGCATTGTGAGCGTTAGATTATTTTCGATATCGACCAAAAAACGTTTGGGAAGCGTTCACAAAGAAGTGGAAAAAAGAGTGTCTCATTTCAGAGATATTCGAGAAGGTAATGCATTCGAAAGGTTTTTAGAAGCTATGCTTGACGGTGGCAAGACAGGAGTTGACATAGGTCTTGGCATAATCCCAGGAGTACTAGTGATAAGTACCTTAGTCATGATGCTAACATTTGGACCAAAAGACCCTTCCATGGGCTACCAGGGGCTTGCGTATGAAGGTATCGCTTTGTTTGATAAACTTGGAAAACTCATATACTGGCCCATCAAGTTCCTCTTTGGGTTTGATAATCCTCAACTCATTGCATTTCCAATAACTTGTCTCGGTTCAACAGGAGCGGCACTTGCCTTGGTTCCAAAGTTTCTCGAGCATGGGCTTATCAAGCCAAGTGATATCGCTGTTTTTACAGCAGTTGGTATGACTTGGAGTGGATACCTTAGTACGCATGTTGGCATGATGGATGCTCTGGGTTATCGTTATCTTACAAGCAAAGCTATTCTTTCGCACACAATTGCAGGGTTAGTTGCTGGATTTTCGGCGAACATTCTCTACAGAATGTTCTTTTAA
- a CDS encoding MBL fold metallo-hydrolase, with the protein MNRAKLSVSQIEVLKTSGEFETNTYKFNLDGITYLVDPGFGVGEKVNKDRQVDVIITHGHYDHISGLPEIDFDRIYISPEDSIALTDPTSNLSVFFTEPFAFEVEWYNIDEYFQTLVAPGHTPGSRIIIFEGVIFTGDVVFSNSIGRVDLYVDKSEQVQMRKQMTATIKRLRELFKTLPQDWFICPGHGEVVTIKRLFEINPFFK; encoded by the coding sequence ATGAACCGTGCAAAGCTTAGCGTTTCGCAGATTGAAGTACTTAAGACATCCGGAGAGTTCGAAACTAACACGTATAAATTCAATTTAGATGGCATAACTTACCTTGTAGACCCTGGGTTTGGTGTAGGCGAAAAAGTTAATAAAGATAGACAAGTTGACGTTATCATTACACATGGTCATTATGACCACATTAGTGGGTTACCTGAAATTGATTTTGACAGAATATACATTTCTCCAGAAGACAGCATCGCGCTCACGGATCCAACATCGAACCTATCGGTATTTTTCACAGAACCTTTCGCTTTCGAGGTGGAGTGGTATAATATAGACGAATATTTCCAAACACTTGTTGCGCCTGGTCATACACCTGGCTCAAGGATAATAATCTTCGAAGGAGTCATTTTCACAGGTGATGTTGTGTTTTCCAATTCGATTGGCAGAGTCGACTTGTATGTGGATAAATCAGAACAAGTGCAAATGAGAAAACAAATGACAGCAACGATAAAAAGACTGAGAGAACTTTTCAAAACGCTCCCACAAGATTGGTTTATCTGTCCAGGACACGGAGAGGTAGTGACTATAAAAAGATTGTTCGAAATAAATCCGTTCTTCAAATAA
- a CDS encoding Maf family protein, with protein sequence MIILGSSSPRRIQLLSLLGLPFEIVKPDIAEDVPDGKIYNPDVVVTELARQKCAAVFYKLTSGKDGYHFKLNEVDAIITADTIVWLDGEIFGKPSNESEAEKMLRRLSGNWHKVFTGVCVKISGEEITFFEETEVKFRELSNWEISYYISTGEPLDKAGAYGIQGLGSVFVERIIGDYTNVVGLPIPKLWQVLLDRGVIQKYATRKWSQGKIT encoded by the coding sequence TTGATTATACTCGGGAGTTCTTCTCCAAGGCGTATACAGTTGCTCTCCTTATTAGGTTTGCCATTCGAGATTGTAAAACCAGATATCGCTGAAGACGTACCGGATGGAAAAATCTACAATCCCGATGTTGTAGTTACAGAACTTGCCAGACAGAAATGTGCGGCTGTTTTCTATAAACTAACATCCGGTAAAGATGGATATCATTTCAAGCTTAATGAGGTCGATGCCATCATCACAGCTGATACAATTGTATGGTTAGATGGGGAAATCTTTGGAAAACCATCCAATGAAAGTGAAGCTGAAAAAATGCTTAGAAGGCTTTCAGGAAATTGGCATAAAGTTTTTACTGGAGTCTGTGTTAAAATATCAGGTGAAGAGATAACATTTTTCGAAGAAACAGAAGTTAAATTCAGAGAACTTAGCAATTGGGAAATTTCATACTACATTTCAACAGGTGAACCATTAGACAAAGCTGGGGCTTATGGCATACAAGGACTTGGCAGTGTTTTTGTTGAAAGAATTATTGGTGATTATACAAATGTAGTTGGATTACCTATACCAAAGCTTTGGCAGGTTTTGTTGGATAGGGGGGTTATCCAAAAATATGCCACTCGAAAATGGTCCCAGGGAAAAATTACTTAA
- the radC gene encoding RadC family protein has translation MPLENGPREKLLKEGPQALSTEELLAILLRTGTKNKDVLTVAKEIFEQNGKSLYKLSRATVQDLRKVKGLGMVKIVTLIAALEIAKRLAKEEVKNSEGPLNSPEKVFQYCLDMQNFPQEVVRVIFLDSKLRIIGSSDISRGTLTTSIAHPRDVFREALARNAHGVIIVHNHPSGDPTPSADDIEITKRLVEAGKVLGITVHDHVIIGSTYYSIVQRLK, from the coding sequence ATGCCACTCGAAAATGGTCCCAGGGAAAAATTACTTAAAGAGGGTCCACAAGCCCTCAGTACAGAAGAACTGCTTGCAATACTTTTGCGCACAGGAACGAAAAACAAGGATGTGCTGACTGTTGCAAAAGAAATATTCGAACAAAACGGGAAAAGCTTATATAAACTATCGCGGGCCACGGTGCAAGATTTGAGAAAAGTAAAAGGTTTGGGAATGGTGAAGATAGTAACACTCATTGCCGCTTTAGAGATAGCAAAACGCTTAGCAAAAGAAGAGGTAAAGAATTCAGAAGGACCTTTAAATTCTCCAGAAAAAGTTTTTCAGTACTGCTTAGATATGCAGAACTTTCCTCAAGAAGTTGTGAGAGTTATATTCTTAGACTCAAAACTTAGAATCATCGGTTCTTCCGATATTTCAAGAGGTACGTTAACGACATCAATTGCCCATCCACGTGATGTATTTCGAGAAGCACTTGCGAGAAATGCACATGGGGTAATTATAGTCCACAACCATCCGTCTGGGGACCCTACTCCGAGCGCAGATGATATAGAAATTACCAAACGTCTGGTAGAGGCCGGTAAAGTCTTGGGTATAACTGTCCATGACCACGTAATTATAGGAAGCACATACTACAGTATTGTGCAACGCCTGAAGTAA